A genome region from Tolypothrix sp. PCC 7712 includes the following:
- a CDS encoding filamentous hemagglutinin N-terminal domain-containing protein: MNGGAQRGNNLFHSFIEFNINDGQRVYFGNPSGVQNILTRVTGANASNILGTLGVNGIANLFLINPNGIVFGNNASLDIRGSFVGTTANAVQFENQGIFSATNPQAPPLLVVNPSALLFNQINQNSTITNQSQAFAGSNPSGGDSFGLRVPDGKSLLLVGGNVLMNGGALRAYSGRVELGGLAAPGTVNLLSDGNNLSLVFPGNSALSDVLLTNEASIRVEGSVGGSITINSHNLDVLEGSILSAGIGIGLGTVDSQAGDITLNAAEKIQVGQSSQIQNAVAPFATGKSGNINITTGSLYFTDGAGLLTSSFGQGDAGDVTVRAIDVVSLTGANTIIASNLESGSVGKGGNVNINAANLFISDGAQLQTFIRQALETQPAAQGNAGNVNITVTGTVDIVGKQGIFLSAIVSEADTGTLGNGGNITIDAGDFLLRDGAQLSASTFAQGNGGNITVHAKNSVFLANSGIFSIVQPAGVGKGGNININTASLKLTDGAQLSTSTFGQGNAGIIDVTAGQIALLKASGILASTDSQNNGGNVIVNTNQLSLQDGSFISTAALSNSTATGGNITINATKSVAIAGISEDNDASGLFAQTQGAGRAGDIQVTTKRLTVRDGGTISGETNGSGKAGNLTIDASELVEVIGGAPNNQFVSGISVQVEENVSGNAGNLTINTKRLVVKDGAFIAADTRENSKGNGGQLLINASDSVEVIGTTADGEIPTAISVDGDGTGNAGNLTINTQRLVIKDEAEVAAKNFGSGQPGQIAINAGESVEVIGGKDTLTLINAVAGPDATGNPGDIRINTKRLLLQDGGQIAALTFGKVDAGSIQINATGSVEIIGQVLDSDSLVFPESGILALSAPSTDGFSSRGGDIKIQTGNLNIKNNGQISATAIGVAGDIDITADIVTLDNSGSINAESLSGNGGNINLNSDLLLLRRGAEISTTAGNAQAGGDGGNINIKSTFIVAAPNENTDITANAFTGAGGNINIFTQNIFGIEARPKPSDATNDITASSELGVQGQIAITQPEVQPGQGLIELPTEVIDASTKFSQICPRDPNPKPLAKFVVTGRGSLPPSPLEFLTGTSISIPLATLDKQTATPINGAIIPVSNPSPEIIEAQGWIQTANGIVLIANAPNATPSSRPTATVCPHR, encoded by the coding sequence ATTAATGGTGGTGCTCAACGTGGCAACAATCTTTTTCATAGTTTTATTGAGTTTAATATTAATGATGGGCAACGCGTGTATTTTGGCAATCCCTCTGGGGTACAAAATATTTTGACACGGGTGACGGGTGCAAATGCATCGAATATTTTGGGGACTTTGGGTGTCAATGGAATTGCAAATTTATTTTTAATTAATCCTAATGGCATTGTATTTGGAAATAATGCCAGTTTAGATATCCGGGGTTCGTTTGTGGGGACAACTGCGAATGCTGTGCAGTTTGAAAATCAGGGTATTTTTAGTGCCACAAATCCCCAAGCACCGCCATTGTTGGTAGTGAATCCTTCGGCGTTGTTGTTTAATCAGATTAATCAAAATTCCACAATTACTAACCAATCGCAAGCATTTGCTGGAAGCAATCCATCAGGCGGAGATTCCTTTGGTTTAAGAGTTCCGGATGGTAAAAGTTTGCTACTTGTAGGCGGTAATGTTCTGATGAATGGTGGTGCTTTAAGAGCCTACAGTGGAAGAGTTGAATTAGGTGGATTAGCTGCTCCCGGGACAGTTAATCTACTCTCAGATGGCAATAATTTGAGTTTAGTTTTTCCAGGAAATTCCGCGCTATCAGATGTTTTGCTAACGAACGAAGCTAGCATACGTGTAGAAGGCAGCGTTGGGGGTAGTATTACCATCAATTCACATAATTTAGATGTTTTGGAAGGAAGTATACTCAGTGCTGGTATTGGAATAGGTTTAGGTACAGTCGATAGTCAGGCTGGAGATATTACACTCAATGCTGCAGAGAAAATTCAAGTTGGGCAGTCAAGTCAAATTCAAAATGCCGTGGCTCCCTTTGCTACAGGAAAAAGTGGCAATATAAATATTACAACTGGTTCCTTATACTTTACAGATGGTGCAGGTCTGTTGACCAGCTCATTTGGACAGGGTGACGCAGGAGATGTAACAGTACGTGCTATAGATGTTGTTTCTCTTACAGGCGCTAACACTATTATTGCTAGTAACTTAGAATCAGGTAGCGTGGGTAAAGGTGGTAATGTCAATATCAACGCTGCTAATTTATTCATTAGTGACGGCGCTCAACTGCAAACCTTTATTCGTCAAGCCTTAGAAACCCAACCAGCTGCACAAGGAAATGCGGGTAATGTCAATATCACAGTTACTGGTACTGTTGATATTGTTGGGAAGCAAGGCATATTTCTTAGTGCGATTGTCAGTGAGGCGGACACAGGAACATTGGGTAACGGAGGTAACATTACCATAGATGCTGGTGATTTCTTATTACGAGATGGTGCTCAACTTTCAGCCTCAACTTTTGCACAGGGGAATGGGGGGAACATCACAGTACATGCAAAAAACAGTGTTTTCCTTGCCAACAGTGGCATTTTCAGCATAGTTCAACCAGCAGGTGTGGGTAAAGGAGGTAATATCAACATCAATACTGCTTCCTTGAAACTCACAGATGGCGCTCAACTTTCCACCTCAACCTTTGGACAAGGGAACGCAGGGATTATTGATGTTACAGCCGGACAAATAGCACTATTAAAAGCATCGGGAATACTTGCAAGCACTGATAGTCAAAATAATGGCGGTAACGTTATTGTTAACACCAATCAATTAAGCTTACAAGATGGTTCATTTATTTCGACAGCTGCACTATCTAATAGCACTGCTACAGGAGGAAATATAACTATTAATGCTACAAAATCAGTGGCAATAGCCGGAATTTCTGAAGATAACGATGCTAGCGGTTTATTTGCTCAAACACAAGGTGCAGGAAGAGCAGGAGATATACAAGTTACAACAAAACGTTTAACAGTCCGAGATGGAGGAACTATTTCAGGTGAAACAAATGGTAGTGGTAAAGCTGGGAATTTAACAATTGATGCATCCGAATTAGTTGAAGTCATCGGTGGCGCACCAAATAATCAATTTGTAAGTGGGATTAGTGTTCAAGTTGAAGAAAATGTCTCTGGAAATGCAGGAAATCTGACAATTAATACCAAGCGTTTAGTAGTCAAAGATGGAGCTTTTATTGCTGCTGACACGAGAGAAAATAGCAAAGGCAATGGAGGTCAATTATTAATTAATGCAAGTGATTCTGTAGAAGTAATTGGTACAACAGCAGATGGTGAAATTCCCACAGCTATTTCTGTTGACGGCGATGGTACAGGAAATGCCGGCAACCTCACAATTAATACTCAACGCTTAGTTATTAAAGATGAAGCGGAAGTAGCAGCAAAAAATTTTGGCAGTGGACAACCAGGACAAATTGCGATTAATGCTGGCGAATCTGTTGAAGTAATTGGTGGTAAAGATACATTAACGTTAATTAATGCTGTAGCTGGCCCCGATGCTACAGGGAACCCCGGAGATATTCGCATCAACACTAAACGCTTACTTCTTCAAGATGGTGGACAAATTGCGGCGTTAACTTTCGGAAAAGTAGATGCTGGTAGTATACAGATTAATGCTACTGGCTCTGTTGAAATCATCGGTCAAGTTTTGGATTCAGATAGCCTCGTATTTCCAGAAAGCGGAATCTTAGCTCTAAGTGCACCTTCTACTGATGGTTTCAGCAGTAGAGGAGGAGATATTAAAATTCAAACAGGTAATTTGAATATCAAAAATAATGGTCAAATAAGTGCAACCGCAATAGGTGTTGCTGGTGATATCGACATCACCGCTGATATAGTCACTCTCGACAACAGTGGAAGCATTAACGCTGAATCTTTATCAGGTAATGGTGGTAACATCAACCTCAACAGCGATTTACTCTTACTTCGTCGCGGCGCTGAAATTTCCACCACTGCGGGGAATGCTCAAGCTGGTGGTGATGGAGGTAACATTAATATTAAATCAACGTTTATCGTCGCTGCACCCAACGAAAACACAGACATCACAGCCAACGCCTTCACTGGCGCAGGTGGTAATATTAACATCTTCACTCAGAATATTTTTGGTATCGAAGCCCGTCCCAAACCATCAGATGCAACCAACGATATTACTGCAAGTTCCGAATTAGGCGTACAAGGACAAATTGCCATTACACAACCAGAAGTCCAACCTGGGCAAGGGCTAATCGAACTACCCACCGAAGTCATTGACGCTAGTACTAAATTTTCCCAAATCTGTCCCAGAGACCCCAACCCAAAACCGTTAGCCAAATTTGTGGTTACCGGACGTGGTAGTTTACCACCTAGCCCTCTAGAATTTTTGACGGGTACAAGCATTAGCATTCCCCTAGCGACTTTGGACAAGCAAACAGCTACGCCAATAAATGGGGCAATAATTCCAGTCAGTAATCCCAGTCCAGAAATTATCGAAGCGCAAGGCTGGATTCAAACAGCTAACGG